From a single Okeanomitos corallinicola TIOX110 genomic region:
- a CDS encoding DUF4327 family protein → MTQQVIHPMVKLQRNMQSLVESDIIKTTDSIWKIALLYGDDWQHWKRELLDFGFSMQDPIGDLLAVETWDED, encoded by the coding sequence ATGACTCAACAAGTGATTCACCCCATGGTGAAATTGCAACGTAATATGCAATCACTCGTAGAATCCGACATTATTAAGACTACGGATAGCATCTGGAAAATTGCCTTACTCTATGGCGATGATTGGCAGCATTGGAAACGGGAACTACTAGATTTTGGTTTTAGTATGCAAGACCCCATTGGCGATTTATTAGCGGTAGAAACTTGGGACGAAGATTAG
- a CDS encoding DUF561 domain-containing protein: MTMLPKLQGAFANRSVLKVISGLNNFNAESVAATVKAAEFGGATFVDIAADADLVNLAKSLTSLPVCVSAVEPEKFVAAVAAGADLIEIGNFDAFYAQGRRFEAEEVLALTHQTRALLPNITLSVTVPHILTLDKQVQLAEDLVKAGADIIQTEGGTSSKPAHAGSLGLIEKAAPTLAAAYEISRAVSVPVLCASGISNVTAPLAVAAGAAGVGVGSAINQLNSEIAMIAAVRGLVEALATANIRTFA, from the coding sequence ATGACCATGCTTCCTAAATTGCAAGGTGCGTTTGCTAACCGCAGTGTTCTCAAAGTAATTAGCGGTTTAAATAACTTTAATGCTGAAAGTGTTGCTGCTACTGTGAAAGCTGCTGAATTCGGTGGTGCAACCTTTGTTGATATTGCTGCTGATGCGGATTTAGTGAATTTAGCTAAGAGTTTAACCAGTCTGCCAGTTTGTGTTTCTGCGGTTGAACCAGAAAAGTTTGTTGCTGCTGTTGCTGCTGGTGCTGATTTGATTGAAATTGGTAATTTTGATGCTTTTTATGCCCAAGGACGCAGATTTGAGGCGGAAGAAGTTTTGGCGTTAACTCACCAAACCCGCGCTTTGTTACCAAACATCACTTTATCTGTGACTGTTCCCCACATTCTGACTTTGGATAAACAGGTACAACTAGCTGAAGACTTGGTAAAAGCTGGTGCTGATATCATCCAAACTGAAGGTGGTACTAGCAGCAAACCTGCTCACGCTGGTAGTTTGGGTTTGATTGAAAAGGCTGCACCTACTTTAGCTGCTGCTTATGAAATTTCCCGCGCTGTTTCTGTACCTGTGTTGTGTGCTTCTGGTATTTCTAATGTGACTGCACCTTTGGCTGTAGCTGCTGGTGCTGCTGGTGTGGGTGTGGGTTCTGCTATTAACCAACTCAACAGCGAAATTGCCATGATTGCGGCTGTACGTGGTTTGGTTGAAGCTTTGGCTACTGCTAATATTCGTACATTTGCATAA
- a CDS encoding DegT/DnrJ/EryC1/StrS family aminotransferase: MIQSVNSVPAFDIKQQYAAIEAEVSHAVLEVLSSGRYIGGPAVEGFEQQFAAYHGVDECVACNSGTDALYLALRALEIGAGDEVITSPFSFFATTEVISAVGATPVFVDVDATTFNLDVTQIAAAITPKTKAIIPVHLFGLPVDMTALMAIAQDHNLAVIEDCAQATGASWNNQKVGSIGHIGCFSFYPTKNLGGCGDGGAITTNDSAIAAKLRVLREHGSKVRYIHEEIGVNSRLDAIQAVILQIKLRYLDIWNKQRQQIGAYYYQYLSQIPGIIPPQELLGGEAVWNQYTIRVSSEDRNGASSKYRDWVRTQLQDQGVSTMLYYPRPLHLQPVYESLGYQPGQLPISEQACHQVISLPMFPELKQEQQDKVIYALKDCFS; this comes from the coding sequence ATGATCCAAAGTGTAAATTCCGTTCCCGCATTTGATATAAAACAGCAATATGCAGCTATTGAAGCCGAAGTTAGTCATGCTGTTCTAGAAGTTCTCAGTTCTGGACGTTATATTGGTGGTCCAGCGGTAGAAGGGTTTGAACAACAGTTTGCGGCTTATCATGGTGTAGATGAATGTGTAGCCTGTAATTCCGGTACTGATGCTTTATATTTAGCCTTGCGTGCTTTAGAAATTGGTGCAGGGGATGAAGTTATTACCTCACCTTTCAGCTTTTTTGCTACTACTGAAGTAATTAGTGCTGTGGGTGCAACACCTGTTTTTGTAGATGTTGATGCTACTACCTTTAATTTGGATGTTACCCAAATAGCCGCAGCTATTACACCTAAAACTAAAGCTATTATCCCGGTTCACCTGTTTGGTTTACCTGTGGATATGACTGCATTGATGGCGATCGCCCAAGATCATAATTTAGCAGTAATTGAAGATTGCGCTCAAGCCACCGGTGCAAGTTGGAATAATCAAAAGGTTGGTAGTATCGGACATATTGGTTGTTTTAGCTTTTATCCTACAAAAAATCTTGGTGGTTGCGGTGATGGGGGTGCAATTACAACTAATGATAGTGCGATCGCTGCTAAACTACGGGTATTACGAGAACATGGCAGCAAAGTCAGATATATTCACGAAGAAATTGGAGTCAACAGTCGTTTAGATGCCATTCAAGCCGTCATCCTGCAAATTAAACTCCGCTATTTAGACATTTGGAATAAACAAAGGCAACAAATAGGTGCTTATTATTATCAATACCTTAGTCAAATTCCTGGTATTATTCCTCCTCAAGAATTACTAGGAGGGGAAGCCGTTTGGAATCAATATACCATCCGCGTTTCTAGCGAAGACAGAAATGGTGCAAGTTCCAAATATAGGGATTGGGTAAGAACTCAGTTGCAAGATCAAGGAGTAAGTACCATGCTTTACTATCCTCGTCCTTTACACTTACAGCCAGTATATGAAAGTCTAGGTTATCAACCAGGACAACTACCAATATCAGAGCAAGCCTGTCATCAAGTTATCTCTTTACCCATGTTCCCAGAACTAAAACAGGAACAGCAAGATAAGGTTATTTATGCGTTGAAAGATTGTTTCAGTTAA
- the fetB gene encoding iron export ABC transporter permease subunit FetB — protein sequence MADLIKLDIVDLVLAVALMAIAIGLSVWEKLGLELNLAIATGRTILQLIVLGYVLDFIFAVDNIWAVVGILTIILTITAIVARNRISPKLPLVLPLVWVVIFVSTSLILLYTNFLIIQPERWYEPRYLIPLGGILIGNAMNAAAVAGERLVSAINQFPTEIETHLSLGATPQQAVSQYRKDAIKAAFLPTLNQMMLIGMVTIPTFTSGQLLAGVSALEAVSYEILIIFMVAVVNLLTTIFVTKGLSRQFFNAAMQLVR from the coding sequence ATGGCGGATTTGATTAAATTAGATATTGTGGATTTGGTATTAGCTGTAGCTTTGATGGCGATCGCCATCGGTTTATCCGTCTGGGAAAAATTGGGACTAGAATTAAACTTAGCTATTGCCACCGGTAGAACCATCCTCCAACTGATAGTTTTAGGATACGTTTTAGACTTCATTTTTGCCGTTGATAATATTTGGGCAGTTGTGGGAATTTTAACAATCATTCTCACAATTACGGCGATTGTCGCACGAAATCGGATCAGCCCTAAACTTCCTCTGGTACTGCCTTTAGTTTGGGTAGTAATTTTTGTCAGTACATCCCTAATTTTGCTCTATACCAATTTTTTGATTATCCAACCTGAGCGATGGTATGAACCACGTTATTTAATTCCTCTTGGTGGTATATTAATCGGCAATGCCATGAATGCTGCCGCAGTAGCAGGAGAAAGGCTCGTCAGTGCCATCAATCAATTTCCGACAGAAATAGAAACACACCTCAGTTTAGGTGCAACACCCCAACAAGCTGTTAGTCAATACCGCAAAGACGCTATCAAAGCTGCATTTCTACCCACTTTGAATCAAATGATGCTGATTGGCATGGTGACAATACCGACTTTTACCAGTGGACAATTATTAGCTGGAGTATCCGCTTTAGAAGCAGTATCCTATGAAATTTTAATTATTTTTATGGTAGCTGTGGTTAATTTGTTAACGACTATTTTTGTAACTAAAGGTTTATCTCGTCAGTTTTTTAATGCTGCTATGCAGTTGGTAAGGTAA
- a CDS encoding AAA family ATPase — protein sequence MSQENTKEKSIAKFKTYIGECIRLFYWIYFKPYTFENWLRDIHPELKPRDNPFDKQAEFSTNPRLRRYAEQVFWLTAIVPILATLIVAPIYTLASGENFNWLRSCPFLLGWLIGLIVVRGNSKTRLVTLAFSILIIFLAFRFLSGVAGGVAGGVAVGVAVGVAVGVAVGVAVGVAGGVAGGVAGGVAGGVAGGVAGGVAGGVAVGVAVGVAGGVAGGVAVGVAGGVAVGVAFGVAFGVAWVLGVLRVYFWLPEILWMFTCWLGSRWQPQSINYYLRFTPPFFDELIILPLPFLDEMIFETYKTHPQFAEATLDYLISYTNQQKLASRVIIDINADTFIRFQRVSDIIAITNQPILKISQTPKGLDNILLPFLEISQAVRAADEATSPYRKSELLNIPIKDLQALKQNLAFNRNYGFTTQFSKVVERWLSILETGQRTLKEQAEKTQEIPQVYIAGNSLDPETAKNRFKGRIDIFREIENLTLSEQRPVLLLFGGRRTGKTSALKYLPHRIVPNIIPLLVDLQGTAAATTLTGLAKNLATQIIEAGQRLPRKISLPYPDKEELKKDPFPALQTWFTNIERSYPDKKFLLCLDEFERLSEVVETTNSRAPLNFIRNIIQHQQKWTLLFSGSHQLSELPDYWSDYLINTRALRMTYLQESEAQELILKPVEEFPAIYEDAAVDGIIKLTHCQPYLVQLVCYELVELINREIRGNRREPKTAKVTYEDVEFIIDTVVERGDQYFRELWTSLQDKDRDFLRRLIYGETSTQKDKGVIKKLMRKGILTPAGNDFQVSLVKRFIEQLLEEE from the coding sequence ATGAGTCAAGAAAACACAAAAGAAAAGTCAATCGCTAAATTTAAAACTTATATAGGTGAATGTATCAGGTTATTCTATTGGATTTACTTCAAACCTTACACCTTTGAAAATTGGTTACGGGATATCCATCCAGAACTCAAGCCCAGAGATAACCCCTTTGATAAACAGGCTGAGTTCAGCACTAATCCCCGCTTACGTCGCTATGCTGAACAGGTTTTTTGGTTAACTGCCATAGTCCCAATATTGGCAACACTAATTGTCGCACCAATTTACACTCTAGCTAGTGGTGAAAACTTTAATTGGCTTCGCAGTTGCCCTTTTTTGTTGGGTTGGTTGATTGGTTTGATAGTTGTACGCGGTAATAGCAAAACTAGATTAGTTACTCTTGCTTTTTCCATCCTTATCATCTTCTTAGCATTTAGATTTTTATCAGGCGTGGCGGGAGGCGTGGCGGGAGGCGTGGCGGTAGGCGTGGCGGTAGGCGTGGCGGTAGGCGTGGCGGTAGGCGTGGCGGTAGGCGTGGCGGGAGGCGTGGCGGGAGGCGTGGCGGGAGGCGTGGCGGGAGGCGTGGCGGGAGGCGTGGCGGGAGGCGTGGCGGGAGGCGTGGCGGTAGGCGTGGCGGTAGGCGTGGCGGGAGGCGTGGCGGGAGGCGTGGCGGTAGGCGTGGCGGGAGGCGTGGCGGTAGGCGTGGCGTTCGGCGTGGCGTTCGGCGTGGCCTGGGTTTTAGGTGTGCTGCGGGTTTATTTTTGGTTGCCAGAAATATTATGGATGTTTACTTGTTGGTTAGGTTCTCGTTGGCAACCCCAGTCTATTAATTATTATTTACGTTTCACCCCCCCCTTTTTTGATGAACTGATTATTTTGCCTTTACCATTCTTAGATGAAATGATTTTTGAGACTTATAAAACTCATCCCCAGTTTGCTGAAGCAACTCTTGATTATTTAATTTCTTATACCAATCAGCAAAAACTAGCATCTAGGGTAATTATTGATATTAATGCAGATACTTTTATTCGTTTTCAAAGAGTTAGTGATATTATCGCCATTACTAATCAACCTATTCTGAAAATTTCCCAAACACCGAAAGGATTAGATAATATTTTACTGCCATTTTTAGAAATTAGTCAAGCTGTCAGAGCAGCAGATGAAGCTACTTCACCTTATCGTAAATCTGAATTATTAAATATTCCTATTAAAGATTTACAAGCACTCAAACAAAATCTCGCTTTTAATAGAAATTATGGATTCACTACTCAGTTTAGCAAAGTAGTGGAACGCTGGTTAAGCATTCTGGAAACAGGACAACGCACTTTAAAAGAACAAGCAGAAAAAACCCAAGAAATACCCCAAGTTTATATTGCTGGTAATTCCCTCGACCCAGAAACCGCCAAAAATCGTTTTAAAGGACGCATTGACATCTTTAGAGAAATTGAAAATTTGACACTTTCAGAACAACGACCAGTGTTATTACTTTTTGGTGGACGCAGAACCGGGAAAACTTCCGCCCTCAAATATTTACCCCACAGAATTGTACCCAATATAATTCCTTTATTAGTAGATTTGCAAGGAACAGCAGCAGCGACAACTTTAACAGGTTTAGCAAAAAATCTCGCCACACAAATTATTGAAGCTGGACAACGTTTACCCCGTAAAATATCATTACCTTATCCAGATAAGGAGGAATTAAAAAAAGATCCATTCCCCGCTTTACAAACTTGGTTTACAAATATAGAACGCAGTTATCCTGATAAAAAGTTTCTGCTTTGTTTGGATGAATTTGAACGTCTCAGCGAAGTTGTAGAAACCACAAACAGTCGTGCGCCTTTAAATTTTATTCGTAATATTATCCAACATCAACAAAAGTGGACTTTACTTTTTAGTGGTTCACATCAATTATCTGAACTTCCTGATTATTGGAGTGATTATTTAATAAATACTCGTGCTTTAAGAATGACTTACCTGCAAGAGTCAGAAGCACAAGAATTAATTTTAAAACCTGTGGAAGAATTTCCGGCAATTTATGAAGATGCTGCGGTAGATGGGATTATTAAATTAACTCACTGTCAACCATATTTAGTGCAGTTGGTGTGTTATGAATTGGTTGAATTAATTAACCGTGAAATTAGAGGAAATAGACGCGAACCGAAAACAGCAAAAGTCACTTATGAAGATGTTGAATTTATTATTGATACAGTTGTAGAAAGAGGTGATCAATATTTTCGGGAATTATGGACAAGTTTACAAGATAAAGACCGTGATTTTCTTAGACGTTTAATTTATGGTGAAACTTCCACCCAAAAAGATAAAGGAGTTATAAAAAAACTAATGCGAAAAGGAATTCTCACTCCCGCAGGTAATGATTTTCAAGTTTCTTTAGTAAAAAGATTTATAGAACAATTATTAGAGGAGGAGTAA
- a CDS encoding IS630 family transposase, translated as MKSYSVDLREKIVAAHIQKNISIRKVANIFSVSKSLVQKLVKQQKIDGDLQPKKRGKPQFSHLTNADIDLRELVEANSDATLIELCELFADKTGNWVGRSAMCSALQKLGLNRKKKTTRSTQAGTERVLNLRLDYWDQVKNIEPENLVFLDETGILLGLTRTHARSQLGARAYSVKPFYRGSKVTVIGAISIKKVVALMTMNDSMDGNAFEVFVEKFLVPQLWSGAVVVMDNLSAHKRDSIVSMIEAVGASVLCLSSYSPDFNPIELWWSQLKSFLRSFTPTTTEMVDKLISVALDLINPQHLRNWFASCCYCTS; from the coding sequence ATGAAATCATACTCTGTGGATCTTCGAGAAAAAATAGTTGCTGCGCATATTCAAAAAAACATATCAATCAGGAAAGTAGCTAATATATTTTCTGTGTCAAAAAGTTTAGTACAAAAGCTGGTAAAACAACAAAAAATTGATGGAGATTTACAACCCAAGAAGCGAGGAAAACCACAATTTAGTCATCTGACAAATGCGGACATAGATTTAAGAGAATTGGTTGAAGCAAATTCGGATGCAACATTGATAGAATTGTGTGAATTATTTGCAGATAAAACTGGTAATTGGGTAGGTCGAAGTGCAATGTGTTCTGCATTACAGAAATTAGGATTAAATCGTAAAAAAAAAACAACGCGGAGTACCCAAGCAGGAACAGAAAGAGTTCTGAATTTAAGATTAGATTATTGGGATCAGGTCAAAAATATAGAGCCAGAAAATTTAGTATTTCTGGACGAAACTGGTATCCTACTTGGCTTAACGAGGACTCATGCCCGCTCACAACTAGGAGCAAGAGCTTACTCTGTCAAACCCTTTTATCGAGGCTCAAAGGTTACAGTAATTGGAGCTATTAGTATTAAAAAAGTAGTTGCATTAATGACAATGAATGATTCAATGGATGGCAACGCTTTTGAAGTATTTGTTGAAAAGTTTTTAGTGCCACAGTTATGGTCGGGAGCAGTAGTAGTAATGGATAATTTATCCGCACATAAACGAGATTCAATTGTGTCAATGATTGAAGCTGTTGGTGCTTCAGTTCTTTGTTTATCCTCATACTCTCCTGATTTTAATCCAATTGAATTATGGTGGTCACAACTCAAATCTTTCTTACGTAGCTTTACTCCAACCACAACAGAAATGGTTGATAAGCTAATCTCAGTTGCACTCGACTTAATAAATCCTCAACATTTAAGAAACTGGTTTGCTAGTTGCTGCTACTGTACCTCATAA
- a CDS encoding ABC transporter permease subunit has translation MMLNFIDRVGEWNPQLFRELKGRLKPLNVLLAVASSFLLQLVVFLYQLGQYPSEKYSLRGSYCNLWPALQQQETQLYQRQSQLTQQLSNYQRIKLSDQNIIPNLEAQIKDIDIKISELQTHLFKNLCPPNEINFQLWWRDHWEYIFIAFSVIFIFTLLVAGTYLLISDLAKEENKGTLNFLRLSPQSETSILTGKMLGVPSLIYLFVLTAIPLHFWAGKSANIASSYILGYYAILIGCCGFFYSAALLYGLVSRSFSSFQPWLGSGGVLLFLFMTMIIASNSPHHNDFNTPLAWFRFFSPWDISNYLFPNLFNRYRDSSLEQIQFFYLPIGKNVASLIGFYLLNYGICAYGVWAVIKRCFRNHQTTILSKTQSYVFMAFTQVMFLGFIMQKLDGRKGEIFAALIIINAALMLSLIFVISPIRQNIQDWARYRHQNQPKQPVWQDLVSGEKSPAILSVAVNLVIAATPLIIWVAIFPKDLSINNGEQGKALLALALSVAVMLIYASIAQLMLLMKNPKRYLWAVGSVATSVFLPLIVFSVLKIQPHQNPTPWLFSTVPWAAVEEATLGTMFMALLADLTVIALLNWRFNKQVQVLGESATKALLASR, from the coding sequence AGTTGCTTCTTCATTTTTATTGCAACTCGTAGTATTCTTATATCAGTTAGGACAATATCCCAGTGAAAAATATTCTTTAAGAGGTTCTTACTGTAATCTCTGGCCAGCATTGCAACAGCAAGAAACTCAACTTTATCAACGACAATCTCAACTTACACAACAATTAAGTAATTATCAACGAATCAAGCTTTCAGATCAGAATATAATTCCCAACTTAGAAGCACAAATTAAAGACATTGACATAAAAATCAGCGAGTTACAGACTCACTTATTCAAAAACCTTTGTCCTCCCAATGAAATCAACTTTCAATTGTGGTGGCGAGATCATTGGGAATACATTTTTATAGCATTTAGTGTAATCTTTATCTTTACACTATTAGTGGCTGGAACTTATTTACTCATCAGTGACCTAGCCAAAGAAGAAAATAAAGGTACACTCAATTTTCTTCGCCTCAGTCCCCAATCAGAAACCAGTATTTTAACTGGAAAAATGCTAGGTGTTCCCAGTTTAATTTATCTGTTTGTACTCACCGCTATTCCTCTACATTTTTGGGCGGGAAAATCAGCCAATATCGCCTCTAGTTACATTCTTGGTTACTACGCTATTCTCATTGGTTGCTGTGGTTTCTTTTATAGTGCAGCCTTGTTATATGGTTTAGTTAGTCGCTCGTTTAGCAGCTTTCAACCTTGGCTGGGTAGTGGTGGAGTTTTGTTATTCTTGTTTATGACAATGATCATAGCATCAAATTCTCCTCATCACAATGATTTTAATACTCCCTTAGCTTGGTTTAGGTTTTTTAGTCCTTGGGATATTTCCAATTATCTATTTCCCAATTTATTCAATAGATATAGAGATTCATCACTAGAACAAATACAGTTCTTCTACTTACCAATTGGCAAAAATGTAGCCAGTTTAATCGGATTTTACTTACTTAATTATGGAATCTGTGCCTATGGTGTATGGGCAGTAATTAAACGGTGTTTTCGCAATCATCAAACTACCATCTTGAGTAAAACCCAAAGTTATGTATTTATGGCGTTTACCCAAGTGATGTTTTTGGGCTTCATTATGCAAAAATTAGATGGTCGAAAAGGTGAAATTTTCGCCGCACTTATCATCATCAATGCTGCCTTAATGCTGAGTTTAATTTTTGTAATTTCACCGATTCGTCAAAATATCCAAGATTGGGCTAGATATCGCCATCAAAATCAGCCAAAACAACCTGTTTGGCAAGATTTAGTCTCAGGGGAAAAAAGCCCAGCTATCCTATCCGTCGCTGTTAACCTTGTCATTGCTGCCACACCTTTGATAATTTGGGTGGCAATTTTTCCCAAAGATTTATCTATCAACAATGGAGAACAAGGTAAAGCGTTACTTGCTCTAGCTTTATCTGTAGCTGTAATGCTTATTTATGCCAGCATTGCTCAATTAATGTTATTGATGAAAAACCCCAAACGTTATTTGTGGGCAGTTGGTAGTGTTGCAACATCTGTATTTCTACCATTGATTGTGTTCTCAGTTTTGAAAATTCAACCACATCAAAATCCCACTCCTTGGTTATTTTCTACTGTTCCTTGGGCTGCTGTAGAAGAAGCTACTCTAGGAACGATGTTTATGGCACTATTAGCTGATTTAACGGTTATTGCTTTGTTAAATTGGAGATTCAACAAACAAGTTCAAGTTTTAGGTGAGTCTGCAACTAAGGCATTATTAGCAAGCAGGTAG
- a CDS encoding ATP-binding protein, with product MTTNSLPPNPFVAAGMIEDSRLFVGRQDELQPMVSRMTGAQPTSINIYGDKRIGKSSLLFHFCQTWEQRVQNPSRYVVVYLSLRNVQCQAETQFYQAIAQELLSFSNVNNNQALSDPLRVTPLDRSAFSEAMKQWKKEGVLPVLCLDDFQTLFENKSEFNNGFYDNLRSLMDSNTLMLIIASQKKLDFYSKKYKFTSSFFNLGHVIKLVELKEDEVKDLLLLPAKNNNNLQPALSMDEQRLTQQLGLNHPFLLQIAGGLVCEARQHGHDKEWVKKRFYDESKRLPSQLNSRSWKRRVRWLVWDLPVRLGKIPKFIGGSVDDISNWIIGLVILFMFALVVAGVLNLNEVWDFIRNSLGLK from the coding sequence ATGACTACAAATTCTCTTCCCCCTAACCCGTTTGTGGCGGCGGGAATGATTGAAGATTCCAGGTTGTTTGTTGGTCGTCAGGATGAGTTACAGCCTATGGTTTCCCGGATGACTGGCGCACAACCAACCAGTATTAATATATATGGTGATAAACGAATTGGTAAATCTTCTTTGCTGTTTCACTTTTGTCAGACCTGGGAACAGCGAGTACAAAACCCTAGCCGTTATGTGGTGGTTTATCTATCTTTGCGAAATGTTCAATGTCAAGCAGAAACTCAATTTTATCAAGCTATTGCTCAAGAGTTGCTGAGTTTTTCCAATGTGAATAATAATCAGGCTTTGAGTGACCCTTTGCGAGTTACACCCCTGGATAGGTCAGCTTTTTCTGAAGCCATGAAACAGTGGAAAAAAGAGGGTGTTTTACCTGTGTTGTGTTTGGATGACTTTCAAACGCTGTTTGAAAACAAGAGTGAATTTAACAATGGATTTTATGACAACTTGCGTTCCTTAATGGACAGCAACACCTTAATGTTAATTATTGCTTCCCAAAAAAAGTTAGATTTTTACAGCAAAAAGTATAAATTCACCTCTTCTTTTTTCAATTTGGGTCATGTCATCAAGTTAGTTGAACTCAAAGAAGATGAGGTAAAAGACTTGCTACTTCTACCAGCTAAAAATAACAATAATTTGCAACCTGCTTTGAGTATGGATGAACAGCGTTTAACTCAACAACTAGGGTTAAATCATCCTTTTTTACTACAAATAGCTGGTGGTTTGGTGTGTGAAGCACGTCAGCATGGGCATGATAAAGAATGGGTAAAAAAACGTTTTTATGATGAATCTAAACGTTTACCATCTCAATTAAATTCCCGAAGTTGGAAACGGCGAGTGCGTTGGTTAGTTTGGGATTTACCAGTGCGTTTGGGGAAAATTCCTAAATTTATTGGTGGTAGCGTAGATGATATTAGTAATTGGATTATTGGGTTAGTGATTTTATTTATGTTCGCTTTGGTTGTTGCGGGTGTGTTGAACTTGAATGAAGTTTGGGATTTTATCCGTAACAGTTTGGGTCTCAAGTAA